Part of the Mycobacteriales bacterium genome is shown below.
TTTAGCGGCAGCAGCCGCTTCTGCGGCCCCGGCCGGAGTTCCGTCGACGCCCGCGTCCGTCCCTCGCGCGGTCACGGCGCCTGCGACAACGCTGTTGGCGGCGCCGGTCCCGGCCGGGGCGCCGGCAGCGCCGGTCCCGGTCGTGGCGGTGGCCGGGGCGGTGGCGGGAGCGCCGGTCGTGGTGGCGTCGCCGGCCGGGGTGGCGCGGGTCCGGTCGGCGATCGCGGAGGTTCCTTCGGAGCGGACGCGGCGGGGTAGCGGGTCCGCCCGATCGGGTCCGGGCCGGGCGGGAGCGACTGGGTCTTCGGCGCCGATCGGCGGCATGCGGACCGCGGCGAGGGGCGTCGGCCCGGGCGCGGGCCGGCCGGCCCATCGGCGGGCCAGGAAGACCGCCGCGCCGGCGACCGCCAGCACGAGCACGACGCCGACGATCCACCACGGCACCGCCGGCCCGGACCCGGACGAGTCGGCCGGTCCCGGCGGCGCCGGCCCGGCCGCGTCCGCCGGCACGACCGCCGACTGGGTCGCGGTCACCCCGGCCACCGTCACCCCGACCCGGACGGTCGCCGGCAGCGTGCTCGGCCGCGGGAACGTGAGCACGAACCGCTCCCGCAGCAGCGTCGCGACCCGGTCGAAGGGCGGCAGCGTGCCCTCGCCGCGGGCGGGCACCAGCACGCCGCCGGTGGCCGAGGTGACCTGCGACCAGTACGTCTGATCGGACCCGGTGGCGACCACGGCCAGCACCACGCCGGCGTCGGTGAGCCGCCGGGACAGGTCGGCCGCGGACTCGCCGCCCGCGTCCGGGGCGCCGGTGTAGAGCAGCAGCAGCCGGGTGCCGCCGGAGGCGGCCGGGATCGCGTTCACGGCCGCGGTCAGCGCGTCCGCGGTGTGCCGGGCGCCGCCGGCCCGGGCCGAGTTCAGCGCGCCGACCGCGGCGACCGCGCCCTGGGTCAGCGGCGAGAGCACGGACGGCCGGTCGCCGCCGTCGCCGACCACGACCGTCCGGACGCCGTCGGGCAGCTGCAGAAGCAGGTTGGTGGCCCCGTTGATGCCACCCTGCAGGGCGGCGGCACCGGCGTCGGCGGTGTCGAGCACGACGCCGGTGGACAGCTGCGGGCCGAGCACCGCGCTCACGTCGGTCTCCAGGGCCCGGCCGTCGGCGGTGCGGACGGTGAACGCGCCGGGCTGCGAGAGCGACGGCGGCGGGTTCACCCCGACCACCATCGAGACGGTGTCCCGCTGCGGGATCACCGCGGCCACCGTCAGCGTGCTGGCCGCGCCGGCGGTGGAGGCCCAGGCGGCGCCCCCGGCCGTGGCCGCGGCGAGGACGCCGGCGACCAGCAGCCGTCTAGACCGGGGACGCGAAGACGATGACATTGTCGAGGTAGTTGTGGGTGCTGTAGTCGAACTGGCCGCCGCAGGTGATCAGCCGCAGCGACGAGTCCAGGTCGGGCGCGTACACGTCGGCGGTCGGGAAGTCGGACTTGGAGACCTGCCGGACCTGGGTGACGGTGAACTCGGCCGTGCTGCCGTCGGCGCGGTCCACGAACACGCTCTCGCCCGGCTTCATCTCCCGCAGCCGGAAGAAGACCGCGCCGCTGTGGTCCCAGTCGACGTGCCCGATGATCACCGCCGGTCCGGGCTGCCCGGGCCGCGGGCCGCCCTTGAACCAGCCGGCCAGCTCGGGCCGGGTCGGCAGCGCGATGCTCTTGTCCGAGGCCCGGCCGAGCTCCTGCAGGGCCGGGGTGACCAGGTCGATCGCGGGGATCCGCAGCCGGCTCGGCAGCGCCACCGTCGCGTAGGTCCGGACGGACTTGAACTGGTCGGCCGCAGGGTTCTTCACGTGCGTCGCGGGGGCGTTCGGGGCCGCCTTCGCCGCGGTGGTGGCCGTCGCCGGGCTGCCGCAGCCGGTCAGTGCGACCGCCAGCGTCACCGCCGCGGCGGCCGGGACCAGGCCCCGCACCCGCATCAGCGCCCTCCGATGATCGCGGCTTCGCCGCCCCGTCCGGTCTGTGCCGGGCCGACCGGCAGCCGCTTGGCGACGGTCTCCCCGAACGCCTCCGCGAGCTGCCCGCTCAACCCGAACATCTCTTGGTACGTGGAGTATGCGACATCGTGCGCCGTGACGTAATCCTTGGCCACGAACGCGTCGACCTGCTGCCGGAGCATGGTGTCGTGCGAGCCGAGCGCCTTGGCCAGCGCCGACGCGGCGAGCTTGTTGCCGGTCGCGGTGGCCAGGAACGCCGACAGCTTGCCCTCGAACCCGTTCAGGCCGGTGCCGATCTCGGTCCTGGTGGTGTCGTCGGAGCCCTTGGCCAGGTCGGCCGAGTACTGCACGAGCAGGTCGATGTGGTCGGCCCACAGCTGCTGGAACGCGGCCCCGGCGGCCGGGGTGAACAGCGTGCCGATGGCGCCGGCCAGGTCGGTGGTGTTGCCGTTGACCGAGTCGGCCGCGGCCTTGAAGTCGGGGGCGTCGGTGGCGCCGGCCCGCAGCGCGCCGACGACCAGTTCGACGTGCTCGCCGAGCAGCTGGGTCAGCGCCGAGCGCAGCCGCCAGGTCGGCGCCTGCAGCGCCTTGGCCTGGGCCGGGGTGAGCATCGCCGCGCCGATGGCCTGGCCGGCGGCGAACGCGTGCGCGTACCCGGCCCGGTAGGTGACGTCGGACTTGGCGTAGTCCTTGGCCGCGAACTGGTCGGCCTGGTCGATGAGGTGGGTGACGTGATCGGTCACGCCGCTCATCGCGGTGGCCGCGGTCAGCTGGCCGTGCGAGTGGGCCGC
Proteins encoded:
- a CDS encoding class F sortase, which gives rise to MRVRGLVPAAAAVTLAVALTGCGSPATATTAAKAAPNAPATHVKNPAADQFKSVRTYATVALPSRLRIPAIDLVTPALQELGRASDKSIALPTRPELAGWFKGGPRPGQPGPAVIIGHVDWDHSGAVFFRLREMKPGESVFVDRADGSTAEFTVTQVRQVSKSDFPTADVYAPDLDSSLRLITCGGQFDYSTHNYLDNVIVFASPV